The following proteins come from a genomic window of Melospiza georgiana isolate bMelGeo1 chromosome 3, bMelGeo1.pri, whole genome shotgun sequence:
- the LOC131081768 gene encoding elongin-A-like, translated as MAEKGRSAVRRLLGLQERLRRAQQPAEIIKTLKVLQGLDLSLDILLETGMDKTVKSFREHATAGNVAKSLLKQWEKLISPESKSDHRGRKNNGKEKHEMKSSVSQEIKPSEKPGTSVPAFTSSSSAPISTKLNKEHICNEKTHQSTNSESPKECDNKVCSSSGSKHASQGTNSQAKESEFKGSTSTERKKISKKQHSSAANEGLLCLKQNPSKDASKQRNPKCVKKPKQNLVMKDQAKSSGDEEFEPPTMSFESYLTYDEVTNKRKRKACSTGPQPKKCSKENSSLLQKTSKLSQGKEGVEDVKKCESDQSETPSKKAKVASLQELLNTPLPKTLPDISESSPPYAADFTAFTVPAVEAPQQVNEIVQFTGQRLNSKMQVYSGSKAVCLSKMLTLYEQCVRMLHNNIELLQEAGGVPFEILEPVLTRCTPEQLFRVEKCNLMFIKETDHLWKKHCQRDFKNESLLEYESWREMYWRLFNQREEKLKILTKTILSAQSEKPKGRQVKMAYVIGAAKPPRNICRQHEIHGAAGPVIQLHPTGKCKTGIPEMRDRNNTLSNLIYAGTSRSSSSGVMIQDGKKPTKKIAPIMKKTLKALRSRVGQ; from the exons ATGGCAGAGAAAGGGCGGAGCGCTGTGcggaggctgctggggctgcaggagcggCTGCGCCGTGCACAGCAGCCCGCAGAG ATTATAAAAACACTTAAGGTATTACAAGGTTTGGATTTATCACTGGATATTTTACTG GAAACTGGCATGGACAAAACCGTTAAAAGTTTTAGGGAACATGCCACTGCTGGGAATGTAGCTAAAAGTCTGTTAAAACAGTGGGAAAAGCTTATTTCTCCAGAAAGTAAAAG TGATcacaggggaagaaaaaataatggaaaagaaaaacatgagaTGAAATCTTCTGTTTCCCAGGAGATTAAGCCTTCAGAGAAGCCTGGAACATCTGTCCCAGCCTTTACAAGTTCCAGCAGTGCTCCCATTAGTACAAAGCTGAATAAGGAGCATATTTGTAATGAAAAGACCCATCAAAGTACAAATTCTGAGTCTCCAAAAGAATGTGATAATAAAGTATGTAGCAGCAGTGGTTCTAAGCATGCTTCCCAGGGTACCAATTCTCAGGCTAAAGAAAGTGAGTTCAAAGGGAGCACCtccacagagagaaagaaaatttcaaaaaagcAGCATTCCTCTGCAGCCAATGAAGGCTTATTGTGCCTGAAACAAAATCCTAGTAAGGATGCTTCCAAACAGAGAAATCCTAAATGTGtgaagaaaccaaaacaaaatcttgTCATGAAAGACCAAGCCAAATCATCTGGTGATGAGGAATTTGAACCCCCTACTATGTCTTTTGAGTCTTATCTTACTTACGATGAGGTTACcaacaaaagaaagagaaaagcttGTTCTACAGGTCCACAGCCAAAAAAGTGCAGTAAAGAGAACAGCTCATTACTACAAAAGACTTCAAAACTCTCTCAGGGAAAAGAGGGAGTTGAAGATGTAAAAAAATGTGAGAGTGATCAATCAGAAACTCCAAGTAAAAAG GCCAAAGTGGCATCCCTCCAAGAGCTTCTTAATACTCCACTACCTAAAACTCTGCCAGACATCTCAGAATCATCTCCCCCATATGCTGCAGACTTTACAG CATTCACAGTACCTGCTGTAGAAGCACCCCAGCAAGTCAATGAGATAGTTCAATTCACAGGGCAGAGACTGAACTCCAAAATGCAGGTTTACTCTGGCTCCAAGGCAGTCTGCCTTTCCAAGATGCTTACACTGTATGAGCAGTGTGTCCGCATGCTTCACAACAATATTGAGT TGCTACAAGAAGCAGGAGGTGTGCCCTTTGAAATTCTTGAGCCTGTGCTAACACGTTGCACACCAGAGCAGTTGTTTCGAGTAGAGAAATGTAATCTG ATGTTTATAAAAGAGACTGACCACTTGTGGAAGAAACACTGCCAAAGAGACTTTAAAAATGAGAGCCTTCTGGAATATGAGTCTTGGCGTGAAATGTACTGGAGACTGTTTaatcagagagaagaaaaactgaagATCCTTACAAAAACTATTCTTTCAGCTCAGTCTGAGAAACCAAAAG GCAGGCAAGTAAAAATGGCTTATGTGATTGGGGCAGCAAAACCACCCAGGAACATTTGCCGACAGCACGAAATCCATGGGGCCGCAGGACCTGTCATCCAGCTTCATCCCACAGGGAAGTGCAA